A genomic stretch from Brachyhypopomus gauderio isolate BG-103 unplaced genomic scaffold, BGAUD_0.2 sc37, whole genome shotgun sequence includes:
- the LOC143485715 gene encoding histone lysine acetyltransferase CREBBP-like isoform X3, translating into MSQEPQRPDTDAPQHRHLSIQRCIQSLVHACQCRNANCSQPSCQKMKRVVQHTKRCRRKTNGGCSVCKQLIALCCYHAKHCQENKCPVPFCLNIKHKLHQQQQRQRQRQQQHLSPAGPDDAPPHGLHAGAVRADPRVAPPVATGGDSRASARSRACTRSRTSARAQTSISSRTRSQTRNQQ; encoded by the coding sequence ATGTCCCAGGAGCCACAGAGGCCCGACACTGACGCCCCCCAGCACCGACACCTGAGCATCCAGCGCTGCATCCAGTCGCTGGTGCACGCCTGCCAGTGCCGCAACGCCAACTGCTCGCAGCCGTCCTGTCAGAAGATGAAGCGGGTGGTGCAGCACACCAAGCGCTGCAGGCGCAAGACCAACGGCGGCTGCTCCGTGTGCAAGCAGCTGATCGCCCTGTGCTGCTACCACGCCAAGCACTGCCAGGAGAACAAGTGCCCCGTGCCCTTCTGCCTCAACATCAAGCACAAGCtgcaccagcagcagcagcggCAGCGGCAGCGGCAGCAGCAGCACCTGTCTCCAGCAGGCCCAGATGATGCGCCACCACATGGCCTCCATGCAGGGGCTGTCAGGGCTGACCCCAGAGTCGCGCCTCCTGTCGCAACAGGAGGGGACTCACGGGCCAGTGCTCGCTCACGAGCCTGCACTCGTTCGCGGACCAGCGCTCGCGCGCAGACCAGCATTAGTTCGCGAACGCGCTCTCaaacacgcaatcagcaatga
- the LOC143485715 gene encoding uncharacterized protein LOC143485715 isoform X1 has protein sequence MRMLWLQFSRWQRPCGHLGGLKNSKWEPTVTYRPLYIRSMRLVMSQEPQRPDTDAPQHRHLSIQRCIQSLVHACQCRNANCSQPSCQKMKRVVQHTKRCRRKTNGGCSVCKQLIALCCYHAKHCQENKCPVPFCLNIKHKLHQQQQRQRQRQQQHLSPAGPDDAPPHGLHAGAVRADPRVAPPVATGGDSRASARSRACTRSRTSARAQTSISSRTRSQTRNQQ, from the exons atgcgcatgctctggctccaattttcaagatggcagcgtccgtgcggccatcttggtggcttaaAAAACTCAAAATGGGAgccaacggtgacgtaccgtccattatatatacggtcaATG AGACTCGTGATGTCCCAGGAGCCACAGAGGCCCGACACTGACGCCCCCCAGCACCGACACCTGAGCATCCAGCGCTGCATCCAGTCGCTGGTGCACGCCTGCCAGTGCCGCAACGCCAACTGCTCGCAGCCGTCCTGTCAGAAGATGAAGCGGGTGGTGCAGCACACCAAGCGCTGCAGGCGCAAGACCAACGGCGGCTGCTCCGTGTGCAAGCAGCTGATCGCCCTGTGCTGCTACCACGCCAAGCACTGCCAGGAGAACAAGTGCCCCGTGCCCTTCTGCCTCAACATCAAGCACAAGCtgcaccagcagcagcagcggCAGCGGCAGCGGCAGCAGCAGCACCTGTCTCCAGCAGGCCCAGATGATGCGCCACCACATGGCCTCCATGCAGGGGCTGTCAGGGCTGACCCCAGAGTCGCGCCTCCTGTCGCAACAGGAGGGGACTCACGGGCCAGTGCTCGCTCACGAGCCTGCACTCGTTCGCGGACCAGCGCTCGCGCGCAGACCAGCATTAGTTCGCGAACGCGCTCTCaaacacgcaatcagcaatga
- the LOC143485715 gene encoding uncharacterized protein LOC143485715 isoform X2, which translates to MRRWSEVQTSPANSERPGDVYLPLRLVMSQEPQRPDTDAPQHRHLSIQRCIQSLVHACQCRNANCSQPSCQKMKRVVQHTKRCRRKTNGGCSVCKQLIALCCYHAKHCQENKCPVPFCLNIKHKLHQQQQRQRQRQQQHLSPAGPDDAPPHGLHAGAVRADPRVAPPVATGGDSRASARSRACTRSRTSARAQTSISSRTRSQTRNQQ; encoded by the exons ATGCGTAGGTGGTCAGAAGTTCAGACGTCTCCAGCAAACAGCGAACGTCCCGGGGACGTGTATTTGCCTCTG AGACTCGTGATGTCCCAGGAGCCACAGAGGCCCGACACTGACGCCCCCCAGCACCGACACCTGAGCATCCAGCGCTGCATCCAGTCGCTGGTGCACGCCTGCCAGTGCCGCAACGCCAACTGCTCGCAGCCGTCCTGTCAGAAGATGAAGCGGGTGGTGCAGCACACCAAGCGCTGCAGGCGCAAGACCAACGGCGGCTGCTCCGTGTGCAAGCAGCTGATCGCCCTGTGCTGCTACCACGCCAAGCACTGCCAGGAGAACAAGTGCCCCGTGCCCTTCTGCCTCAACATCAAGCACAAGCtgcaccagcagcagcagcggCAGCGGCAGCGGCAGCAGCAGCACCTGTCTCCAGCAGGCCCAGATGATGCGCCACCACATGGCCTCCATGCAGGGGCTGTCAGGGCTGACCCCAGAGTCGCGCCTCCTGTCGCAACAGGAGGGGACTCACGGGCCAGTGCTCGCTCACGAGCCTGCACTCGTTCGCGGACCAGCGCTCGCGCGCAGACCAGCATTAGTTCGCGAACGCGCTCTCaaacacgcaatcagcaatga